A region from the Canis lupus dingo isolate Sandy chromosome X, ASM325472v2, whole genome shotgun sequence genome encodes:
- the LOC112673258 gene encoding 40S ribosomal protein S6-like, whose product MKPNISFPAAGCQKLIEVDDERKLRTFYEKRMATEVAADALGKEWKGYVVRISGGNDKQGFPMKQGVLTHGRVRLLLSKGHSCY is encoded by the coding sequence ATGAAGCCGAACATCTCTTTCCCAGCTGCTGGCTGCCAGAAACTCATTGAAGTGGATGATGAGCGCAAACTGCGTACCTTTTATGAGAAGCGTATGGCCACAGAAGTTGCTGCCGATGCTCTGGGCAAGGAATGGAAGGGTTACGTGGTGCGAATCAGTGGTGGCAATGACAAACAAGGCTTCCCCATGAAGCAGGGTGTCTTGACCCATGGCCGTGTCCGCCTGCTGCTGAGTAAGGGGCATTCCTGCTACTGA